The following coding sequences are from one Leishmania major strain Friedlin complete genome, chromosome 36 window:
- a CDS encoding putative DNA topoisomerase III: MPTWLNVAEKPSVAKEMAQSLSGGNCRTVPSQSRFNPVYEFKFEGKTMLVTSVAGHLMEDQFPPNTKNWSTYPFQGLFSAPITKYVRADLEPVKKNLEALAGRADTLVLWLDCDREGENICFEVMQVVQSKRPQVQVKRAHFSALTARDLLNAVHNLKLPDKRLSDAVEARQEMDLRIGAAFTRYQTVKFRHLFAAIPGVLSFGPCQFPTLGFVVRRYWQQQGFVPEDFFTLQLQHGDTKFHSSRGSMYDQVAATLIYEDMLLAAAAEGHKGRITNVQQRPSHRRPPVPLATVVMQKLAATHLRIPSERCMALAESLYQEGLISYPRTETDSYTFQESELLELVRVQISNADVAEYATAMLADIATRVRPPLRGGRDDKAHPPIHPTKAWNATQDERGRLYNLIVRHFLASLSPDAVAATTQVSAEFGGELFSTGGTTILQRGWLDIFPYERWNSTCIPNYQIGDAFQPTAVPLKKGCTSAPPHLTETHLISLMDSNGIGTDATIAQHIKTVLDREYVKREGQSLVPTTLGIALASAYESLGLASLLQPQLRAQMELAMGDIANGAATKEQVVAAAVQLYEEIFSRLMANTNAFYEELKRYLQPEVETDACAVQATVVKANFIPCGTCGRLMDLVERAGERDREVWSVRCHACNKMHRVPNGRLNTLEPVSPPHTCPLCGFLALRVANREKQTSYHVCPHCFGSPPKAWSVTTYGCVGVAASLPDVEAAAEFRCFQCTADCPLAKGLEAIGITTCIACRQHELRLRSGANGFFLSCRGYPSCQLRVSLPAAASVKPSPSQRCPACSAVLLTFDFSGRQGVPGLNMLDTICVRCDARIKDYIAVKGMPTSGANSSAVPSAAASVASTASGTYTLPSVKPSARRSVRGGGQRGGRGGDAAAANTPSGGVDPVCGCGTPAKQLVSRKEASRGKRFLTCANRQCSFFQWLD, from the coding sequence atGCCAACGTGGCTCAATGTCGCCGAGAAGCCCAGCGTTGCCAAGGAAATGGCGCAGAGCCTCTCAGGGGGTAACTGCCGCACGGTGCCATCGCAGTCTCGGTTTAACCCAGTCTACGAGTTTAAATTTGAGGGTAAGACAATGCTGGTCACATCGGTGGCGGGTCACCTCATGGAGGACCAGTTCCCACCCAACACCAAGAACTGGTCCACCTACCCGTTTCAGGGACTCTTCTCGGCGCCGATCACCAAGTACGTGCGAGCCGATCTCGAGCCGGTGAAGAAGAACCTCGAGGCGCTCGCCGGCCGAGCTGACACGCTCGTCCTATGGCTGGACTGCGACCGGGAAGGCGAGAACATCTGCTTTGAGGTGATGCAGGTGGTGCAAAGCAAGCGGCCGCAGGTGCAGGTGAAGCGAGCCCATTTCTCCGCCCTCACCGCACGCGACTTGCTGAACGCCGTGCACAACCTCAAACTGCCGGACAAGCGCCTCTCGGACGCGGTGGAAGCGCGGCAGGAGATGGATCTGCGCATCGGAGCGGCCTTTACCCGCTACCAGACAGTGAAGTTTCGCCACCTGTTCGCCGCCATTCCAGGGGTGCTGAGCTTTGGGCCCTGTCAGTTCCCTACCCTCGGCTTTGTGGTGCGGCGCTactggcagcagcagggcttTGTCCCGGAGGACTTCTTCACCCTTCAGCTGCAGCATGGCGACACCAAGTTCCACAGCAGTCGCGGCTCCATGTACGATCAGGTGGCGGCCACCTTGATCTATGAAGAcatgctgctggcggcggcggcggaggggcaTAAGGGCCGCATCACCAACGTGCAACAGCGTCCAAGTCACCGACGGCCGCCGGTGCCCCTGGCCACCGTCGTCATGCAGAAGTTGGCCGCAACGCACCTCCGCATCCCCTCTGAGCGGTGcatggcgctggcggagtCTCTGTATCAGGAAGGGCTGATCTCGTACCCTCGCACGGAGACAGACTCCTACACTTTTCAAGAGAGCGAGCTGCTAGAGCTGGTTCGAGTGCAAATTTCAAACGCCGACGTGGCCGAGTATGCGACAGCCATGCTGGCTGATATtgccacgcgcgtgcgcccgCCGCTCCGCGGCGGGCGCGACGACAAGGCGCACCCGCCCATTCACCCAACCAAGGCGTGGAACGCGACGCAGGATGAGCGTGGCAGGCTGTACAATCTGATTGTGCGTCACTTTctcgcctcgctctcccccgACGCAGTGGCCGCAACGACGCAGGTGTCAGCGGAGTTTGGCGGGGAGCTGTTCTCCACCGGCGGGACAACGATCCTGCAGCGTGGTTGGCTGGACATTTTTCCCTACGAGCGGTGGAACAGTACGTGCATCCCGAACTACCAGATAGGCGACGCGTTCCAGCCGACAGCCGTGCCACTCAAGAAGGGCTGTACCTCGGCCCCACCTCACCTGACGGAGACGCATCTCATCTCGCTGATGGACAGCAATGGCATTGGGACGGACGCCACCATTGCGCAGCACATCAAGACCGTCCTGGATCGCGAGTACGTGAAGCGGGAGGGTCAGTCACTGGTGCCAACGACGCTGGGAATTGCCCTGGCCTCGGCCTATGAGTCCCTCGGCTTGGCCAgcctgctgcagccacaGCTGCGGGCGCAGATGGAGCTTGCGATGGGCGACATCGCAAACGGCGCTGCCACAAAGGAgcaggtggtggcggcagcggtgcagctctACGAGGAGATCTTTAGCCGCCTCATGGCGAACACAAACGCGTTTTacgaggagctgaagcggTATTTGCAACCAGAGGTAGAGACAGACGCGTGCGCCGTCCAGGCAACGGTGGTAAAGGCCAACTTCATTCCATGCGGGACGTGTGGCCGACTAATGGACCTCGTCGAGCGCGCCGGCGAGCGTGATCGCGAGGTGTGGAGCGTACGCTGCCACGCGTGCAACAAGATGCATCGGGTGCCAAACGGCCGCCTCAACACGCTGGAGCCGGTAAGCCCGCCGCACACGTGTCCACTGTGTGGGttcctcgcgctgcgcgtTGCAAACCGCGAGAAGCAAACGTCTTACCACGTCTGCCCGCACTGCTTTGGAAGTCCACCGAAGGCATGGAGCGTGACCACCTACGGTTGTGTCGGTGTAGCCGCTTCCCTTCCCGACGTCGAAGCCGCGGCCGAGTTCCGCTGCTTCCAGTGCACTGCTGACTGCCCCTTGGCCAAAGGACTTGAAGCGATTGGCATCACCACGTGCATCGCGTGCCGCCAGCACGAGCTGCGCCTACGCTCTGGGGCGAACGGGTTTTTTCTGTCGTGCAGGGGTTATCCCTCGTGCCAACTGCGCGtctcgctgccggcggcggcctccgtGAAGCCGAGTCCCTCCCAGCGGTGCCCCGCGTGCAGCGCAGTGCTCCTCACGTTCGACTTTAGCGGGCGTCAAGGGGTGCCGGGGCTGAACATGCTCGACACCATCTGCGTTAGATGCGACGCACGCATCAAGGACTACATAGCTGTGAAAGGGATGCCAACGAGCGGTGCAAACTCATCTGCGGTgccgagcgccgccgcctcggtagcctccaccgcctcagGAACGTACACGCTGCCCTCTGTGAAGCCTTCCGCACGCCGCAGCGTACGGGGAGGTGGGCAGCGTGGTggccgtggtggtgatgcggcggcggcgaacacGCCCAGTGGCGGAGTCGATcctgtgtgtgggtgcggtACCCCAGCGAAGCAGCTCGTCTCCCGCAAAGAAGCTTCGCGAGGCAAGCGCTTCCTCACGTGTGCTAATCGACAGTGCTCCTTTTTTCAGTGGCTCGACTGA
- a CDS encoding 14-3-3 protein-like protein: MTETIKWKNVAIQDEVVPRPSDIKLPDDLAELIYMAKLAEEAERFDEMLLCIRKYVRLNSELDTEERNLLSVAYKNVITPRRNAWRVITSIESRENAKENSATLPFVVNMRRELEAELSPLCDDLLSLLDTYLIPAAQGGEAKVFYLKMKGDYHRYYAEIDSGDGQRQAALSAYQKATDVANSSLAPTHPIRLGLALNFSVFYYEIMKEHEKGFQLARQAYDEAVTELETLDDEAYHESNTIVRLLRENLNLWTDDQL; this comes from the coding sequence ATGACGGAGACGATCAAGTGGAAAAACGTCGCCATCCAAGACGAGGTGGTCCCCAGGCCGAGTGACATCAAGCTTCCCGATGACCTCGCCGAACTCATCTACATGGCCAAGCTGGCCGAGGAAGCAGAGCGCTTTGACGAAATGCTGCTCTGCATTCGCAAGTATGTGCGGCTGAACAGTGAGCTCGACACGGAGGAGCGTAACCTGCTGTCGGTGGCGTACAAGAACGTGATCACGCCGCGCCGCAACGCTTGGCGCGTCATTACCTCTATCGAGAGTCGTGAGAACGCCAAGGAGAACAGCGCCACACTGCCCTTCGTGGTGAACATGCGGAGGGAGTTAGAGGCAGAGCTCTCCCCGCTCTGCGACGACCTGCTCAGTCTTCTCGACACCTACCTCATCCCGGCCGCCCAGGGCGGCGAGGCGAAGGTTTTTTACCTCAAGATGAAGGGCGACTACCACCGCTACTACGCCGAGATCGACTCCGGCGATGGACAGCGGCAGGCAGCCTTGAGCGCCTACCAAAAGGCAACGGACGTCGCGAACTCGTCCCTTGCTCCGACGCACCCTATCCGCCTCGGTCTGGCGCTGAACTTCTCTGTGTTTTACTACGAAATCATGAAGGAGCACGAGAAGGGCTTCCAGCTGGCTCGTCAGGCTTACGACGAGGCCGTGACGGAGCTCGAGACGCTCGACGACGAGGCCTACCACGAGTCCAACACCattgtgcgcctcctccgtgagAACCTCAACTTGTGGACGGATGACCAGCTGTAA